Proteins encoded together in one Panthera uncia isolate 11264 chromosome A2, Puncia_PCG_1.0, whole genome shotgun sequence window:
- the SPATA12 gene encoding LOW QUALITY PROTEIN: spermatogenesis-associated protein 12 (The sequence of the model RefSeq protein was modified relative to this genomic sequence to represent the inferred CDS: inserted 3 bases in 2 codons; deleted 1 base in 1 codon; substituted 4 bases at 4 genomic stop codons) gives MSSSVLTCGSTLEKSGDSWGNKAMASSSLIAPWPPETLGXSTXHPNKSSPCQRLGGWPGAAFAIPELTFHSAVHQSKACQXYLKASLSLDITXINLLGRSPSSPPSLINXTEFQKDTVGKLFHFPPCFLGQEDGDTKRACATGQFXIIHEDVSVEPNSTRHGLSHQLAFTEHWYVSSFSTEYSNICAHTLP, from the exons atgtccagctctgtccTGACTTGTGGGTCCACTTTAGAAAAGTCAGGAGACTCCTGGGGAAATAAGGCAATGGCCTCCTCCAGTCTCATTGCTCCGTGGCCACCAGAGACCCTGGG ATCCACTTAACACCCCAACAAATCCTCACCATGCCAGAGACTGGGCGGTTGGCCGGGAGCAGCCTTTGCGATCCCAGAGCTGACATTCCACAGCGCTGTGCACCAAAGCAAGGCCTGTCAGTGATATTTAaaagcatctctctctcttgACATCA GAATCAATCTTCTGGGAAGATCCCCCTCATCTCCACCTTCCCTGATA AACTGAACAGAGTTCCAGAAAGACACAGTTGGCAAGTTATTCCACTTCCCACCTTGCTTTCTTGGTCAGGAAGATGGGGATACTAAGAGGGCATGTGCTACAGGACAGTTTTAGATAATACATGAGgatgtcagtgtagagcccaatagCACAAGGCACGGCCTTTCACATCAActggcatttactgagcactggtATGTCAGTTCCTTTTCCACAGAATACTCCaacatatgtgcacacacgctGCCATAA